In Chloroflexota bacterium, one genomic interval encodes:
- a CDS encoding carboxypeptidase regulatory-like domain-containing protein, with amino-acid sequence MELHEYPRPSGDTGIGIHWSAGYPAAIGLGRIRDEWLPELIAMGVKWVKIANHDGGLGFAELLLAHDIMPIVRIYRPEPNPGTLGERELRFVEEYVARGVRYFEFNNEPDLGVEWAGGYIPPNALEIVARNAIIDMERILERGGYPAIPALATGSRWDIVGKIVELGRVDILQGPVWQAVHNYAVNHPPEYPDDPGNQRGAPYTREFYEAIRAERWGRDAWNGRSLEEVNRLRAEHANPGDTIMDDASCWRSYEFFDALVRRHLGRSLPVLATEGGWIVGEDADPRYPATTPRLHMEQTLEVCRALMGTSQRLPPAPDYFFCSAFWLIGNYVLGHWAAPWEGQAWYSSRWPQGRLPIVDALKAEPKQERPWSGGAATGGTIQGHVRQGAGRRLILQGPNWQLSTIVAPDESYRFTGLPEGEYTIHVDGTEIARTVSVRPGDPPVVLDFDLSGVVIRPRHSVIHGTVRNGAGRTLVLSRDDWEARTEVGLDGSYRFEELPAGTYTLAIEGTDVRRDGIELDGERIVVIDLAVPGWGYTVRDEGVGPGFSIIRCSVEGRLNLPVRLWAEGWGGIIARTGTKTEYGPYACEFAPLGGGDYFIEPEGLGIQAKVHLDSGRVLMVTFSEAEVEEPSPTPQESVIQGRVSGGAGRTIILTWDGGELETTVGEDEMYRFEGLGPGIYQVAVADSDRARTGIVLDGRNRVTVDFTLTAPPEAVSVVRGRVINGAGRRLRLEGPGGPYETTVDDQEKFRFDHLAAGTYRLVVVDSSVTRDGIILDGRNEWVIELALPASGWTFSTRDGGPGPGFSVVRCSVEGKRDLPVRLWTDGWVGITQRTGSKAEYGPYACEFAPLGAGTYYVEPEGLGVRATVQVPASRVMWVEFQQEEPLPPGIIMGRVVRGAGRQVRLEGPDEPRTTTVDANERFRFEGLPPGEYSLWVVGTEVRQTGIQVTGEQPVEVELVLPASPQPPAKTIDHYVLVGDLSAGQEELAAAMRYAARFQPETGTDVEQAMAARHVTILGDDRAVSAEIEQLLREADCEVDRVEGEIAAELRRRVEAGHPW; translated from the coding sequence ATGGAACTCCACGAGTATCCTCGGCCCAGCGGAGACACCGGCATCGGCATCCATTGGAGCGCGGGCTACCCGGCCGCCATCGGCCTGGGACGGATTCGCGACGAGTGGCTCCCCGAGCTGATTGCGATGGGCGTGAAGTGGGTGAAGATCGCCAACCATGATGGCGGGCTCGGCTTCGCCGAGCTATTGCTGGCCCACGATATCATGCCCATCGTGCGAATCTACCGGCCGGAGCCCAATCCCGGCACCCTGGGCGAGCGAGAGCTCCGGTTCGTCGAGGAATACGTGGCCCGGGGGGTGCGATACTTCGAGTTCAACAACGAGCCGGACCTGGGCGTGGAGTGGGCCGGCGGTTACATCCCCCCGAACGCGCTGGAGATCGTCGCCCGCAACGCCATCATCGATATGGAGCGCATCCTGGAGCGCGGCGGCTACCCGGCCATCCCCGCGCTGGCCACCGGCAGCCGCTGGGACATCGTGGGCAAGATCGTGGAGCTGGGGAGGGTCGATATCCTCCAGGGGCCCGTGTGGCAGGCAGTGCACAACTACGCCGTCAACCACCCTCCGGAGTATCCGGACGACCCGGGGAACCAGCGAGGGGCTCCGTACACCCGCGAGTTCTACGAGGCCATCCGGGCGGAGCGCTGGGGAAGGGATGCCTGGAACGGCCGGAGCCTGGAGGAGGTCAATCGGCTGCGGGCGGAGCATGCTAACCCCGGCGATACCATCATGGATGACGCATCCTGCTGGCGCTCCTACGAGTTCTTTGATGCCCTGGTACGCCGACACCTCGGCCGATCGTTGCCGGTGCTGGCCACGGAGGGCGGATGGATCGTCGGCGAGGATGCGGATCCCCGCTATCCGGCGACCACACCCCGCCTGCATATGGAGCAAACGCTCGAGGTCTGCCGGGCGCTCATGGGCACCAGCCAGCGCCTTCCCCCTGCCCCGGACTACTTCTTCTGCTCGGCCTTCTGGCTGATCGGCAACTACGTGCTGGGCCATTGGGCCGCTCCCTGGGAGGGACAGGCCTGGTACTCCAGCCGATGGCCCCAGGGCCGCCTGCCCATCGTGGACGCTCTGAAGGCCGAGCCCAAGCAGGAACGGCCCTGGAGCGGCGGGGCGGCGACTGGCGGGACGATCCAGGGGCACGTGCGCCAGGGAGCCGGTCGTCGGCTGATCCTGCAAGGCCCTAACTGGCAACTCTCCACCATCGTCGCGCCCGACGAATCGTACCGATTCACCGGGCTGCCGGAAGGGGAGTACACCATCCACGTGGACGGCACGGAGATCGCCCGCACGGTCTCCGTGCGGCCTGGCGATCCCCCCGTCGTCCTGGACTTCGACCTCAGCGGCGTCGTCATCCGGCCGCGGCACAGTGTGATCCATGGCACCGTGCGCAACGGCGCCGGCCGCACATTGGTCTTGAGCCGAGACGATTGGGAGGCCCGTACCGAGGTCGGGTTGGACGGCAGCTATCGTTTCGAGGAGCTGCCCGCCGGCACCTACACGTTGGCGATCGAAGGCACGGACGTGCGGCGAGACGGGATCGAACTGGACGGGGAGCGGATCGTGGTCATCGACCTGGCCGTGCCCGGCTGGGGATACACCGTGCGTGATGAGGGGGTGGGACCGGGGTTCTCCATCATCCGCTGCTCCGTGGAGGGGCGCCTGAACCTGCCCGTGCGCCTGTGGGCCGAGGGCTGGGGCGGGATCATCGCCCGCACCGGGACGAAGACGGAGTACGGACCCTATGCATGCGAGTTCGCCCCGCTGGGCGGCGGCGATTACTTCATCGAGCCGGAGGGGCTGGGGATACAGGCCAAAGTGCACCTGGACAGCGGCCGCGTGCTCATGGTCACCTTCTCCGAGGCGGAAGTGGAGGAGCCCTCCCCAACGCCCCAGGAGAGCGTGATCCAGGGTCGCGTCAGCGGTGGGGCGGGACGCACCATCATCCTGACCTGGGATGGTGGGGAATTGGAGACCACCGTAGGCGAGGATGAGATGTACCGGTTCGAGGGATTGGGGCCGGGCATCTATCAGGTAGCGGTGGCGGACAGCGACCGGGCCCGGACCGGCATCGTCCTGGACGGGCGAAACCGGGTGACCGTGGATTTCACGTTGACGGCGCCTCCGGAGGCCGTCAGCGTCGTGCGCGGCCGGGTGATCAACGGGGCGGGGCGCCGCCTGCGTCTGGAGGGGCCGGGCGGCCCTTACGAGACCACGGTCGATGACCAGGAGAAGTTCCGGTTCGATCACCTGGCGGCCGGGACCTATCGCCTGGTAGTGGTGGACAGCAGCGTGACCCGGGACGGCATCATCCTGGACGGACGAAACGAATGGGTGATCGAGCTGGCGCTGCCGGCCTCCGGCTGGACCTTCTCGACGCGGGATGGGGGACCCGGGCCCGGGTTCTCCGTGGTACGATGCTCGGTGGAGGGGAAGCGGGATCTGCCCGTGCGCCTGTGGACCGATGGATGGGTGGGGATCACCCAGCGCACCGGCAGCAAAGCGGAATACGGCCCCTATGCCTGCGAGTTCGCCCCTCTCGGCGCGGGGACCTACTACGTGGAGCCCGAGGGACTGGGCGTCCGGGCTACCGTGCAGGTGCCCGCCAGCCGCGTGATGTGGGTGGAGTTTCAGCAGGAGGAGCCGCTCCCGCCGGGGATCATCATGGGACGCGTCGTGCGAGGCGCCGGGCGCCAGGTGCGCCTGGAGGGCCCCGACGAGCCGCGCACGACCACCGTGGACGCGAACGAGCGATTCCGCTTCGAGGGGCTTCCGCCGGGAGAGTATAGCCTCTGGGTTGTGGGCACGGAGGTGCGCCAGACGGGCATCCAGGTGACCGGAGAACAGCCGGTGGAAGTGGAGCTGGTCCTGCCAGCCTCGCCGCAACCGCCGGCCAAGACCATCGATCACTACGTACTCGTCGGCGATCTATCGGCGGGCCAGGAGGAGCTGGCGGCCGCCATGCGCTACGCGGCGCGATTCCAGCCGGAGACAGGCACTGATGTGGAGCAGGCGATGGCCGCTCGCCACGTCACCATCCTGGGGGACGATCGCGCCGTATCCGCGGAGATCGAGCAATTGCTGCGGGAGGCGGACTGCGAGGTGGATCGAGTTGAAGGGGAGATCGCTGCCGAGCTGAGGAGACGCGTGGAGGCAGGGCATCCATGGTAG
- a CDS encoding histidine--tRNA ligase, which translates to MYTAPRGTHDILPEEWPYWRYIIDCIHETAALFGFEQIDTPIFEATSLYVRGVGEGTDIVDKEMYSFRDKGGEEITLRPEFTAGIMRAYLENGMRVRPQPVKLYSIGPVFRFERPQAGRYRQHHQFNVEVIGEQDPAVDAEVISVAWHLFKRLGFRGLSLQINSTGCPQCRPAYLKELVAYYRQHTDEICEDCKRRLERNPLRVLDCKNAQCQPVIAHAPKITDHLCEECATHFSDLRSFLDGLEMPYTLNHRLVRGLDYYTKTVFEIYAEGIGAQNAVCGGGRYDGLIEELGGPPTPGIGFGSGIERQILTMKEQGIEPPPLPKPVLFVAHVGPATRLEAFRLTSELREAGLSTLFGFGQRSLKAQMKSANRAGVRYALILGDDELAAGVVTVRDLRDSTQETVRRDRVIAWLQERLASSPATDAPQS; encoded by the coding sequence TTGTATACAGCACCGCGAGGAACCCACGACATCCTGCCAGAGGAGTGGCCCTACTGGCGATACATCATCGACTGTATCCACGAGACGGCCGCCCTCTTCGGCTTCGAGCAGATCGATACCCCCATCTTCGAGGCCACCAGCCTTTACGTGCGTGGCGTGGGGGAGGGCACCGATATCGTCGACAAGGAGATGTACTCCTTCCGGGACAAGGGGGGCGAGGAGATCACCCTACGCCCGGAGTTCACAGCGGGCATCATGCGCGCCTATCTGGAAAACGGGATGCGGGTGCGGCCGCAGCCGGTCAAGCTTTACTCCATCGGCCCCGTATTTCGCTTCGAACGCCCGCAGGCAGGGCGATACCGACAGCATCACCAGTTCAACGTCGAGGTGATCGGGGAACAGGACCCGGCCGTGGACGCCGAAGTCATCTCCGTCGCCTGGCATCTGTTTAAGCGACTCGGGTTCCGCGGGCTCTCCCTGCAGATCAACAGCACCGGATGTCCCCAATGTCGGCCGGCTTACCTGAAGGAACTGGTCGCCTACTACCGCCAACACACGGACGAGATCTGCGAGGACTGCAAACGACGCCTGGAGCGGAACCCGCTGCGCGTGCTGGACTGCAAGAACGCGCAATGCCAGCCGGTCATTGCCCACGCGCCGAAGATCACGGACCACCTGTGCGAGGAGTGCGCGACCCACTTCTCGGACTTGCGATCGTTTCTGGACGGTCTGGAGATGCCCTACACGCTCAATCACCGGCTGGTACGCGGCCTGGACTACTACACCAAAACCGTCTTCGAGATCTACGCCGAAGGGATCGGGGCGCAAAACGCCGTATGCGGCGGCGGCCGCTACGATGGGCTCATCGAGGAGCTGGGAGGGCCACCCACACCGGGCATCGGCTTCGGGTCCGGGATCGAGCGCCAGATCCTGACGATGAAGGAACAGGGGATCGAGCCGCCTCCGTTGCCCAAGCCCGTGCTGTTCGTGGCCCATGTGGGCCCCGCCACCCGGCTGGAGGCGTTCCGATTGACGTCGGAACTGCGAGAGGCGGGGTTGTCGACCCTCTTCGGCTTCGGGCAGCGCAGCCTGAAGGCCCAGATGAAGTCCGCCAACCGCGCCGGCGTCCGCTACGCGCTGATCCTGGGCGACGACGAACTGGCCGCCGGCGTGGTCACCGTGCGAGACCTACGGGATAGCACTCAGGAGACCGTCCGACGGGACCGGGTCATCGCCTGGCTACAAGAGAGGCTGGCCTCCTCCCCTGCGACCGACGCACCCCAATCCTAG
- a CDS encoding thiamine diphosphokinase: MRAIIFANGIIEDYDACRPHIRPDDRIICADGGTLHALALGLHPDLIVGDLDSLPDGRRAALESSGTRFLTYPARKDQTDLELALIAAREAGAADVHLLGILGGRLDQTIANLLLLARDQWADMSLSLSNGPETAWVVRRRVEIEGAPGDTVSLIALTPEVSGIYTERLEYPLVDGRLTFGSTLGISNVMLTDRASVRVRDGTLLVIHRPMETSDGAGG, encoded by the coding sequence GTGCGAGCCATCATCTTTGCGAACGGGATCATCGAGGACTACGACGCCTGCCGGCCCCATATCCGGCCGGACGATCGGATCATCTGCGCTGACGGCGGCACGCTCCATGCCCTGGCCCTCGGCCTGCATCCTGACCTCATCGTCGGCGACCTGGACTCGCTGCCGGACGGGCGGCGGGCTGCCCTGGAAAGCTCCGGCACCCGCTTCCTCACCTACCCGGCGCGCAAGGATCAGACCGACCTGGAGCTGGCCCTGATCGCCGCGCGGGAGGCCGGCGCGGCCGACGTGCATCTGCTGGGGATCCTGGGCGGTCGCCTGGATCAGACCATCGCCAACCTGTTGTTGCTGGCTCGCGATCAGTGGGCGGACATGTCGTTGTCCCTGTCGAACGGCCCGGAGACGGCCTGGGTTGTCCGTCGCCGGGTGGAGATCGAAGGGGCTCCGGGGGATACCGTGTCCTTGATCGCCCTGACGCCGGAGGTGTCCGGCATCTACACCGAGCGTCTGGAGTATCCCCTGGTCGACGGCCGCCTGACCTTCGGATCCACGTTGGGGATCTCCAACGTTATGTTGACCGACCGGGCGAGCGTGCGCGTTCGCGATGGCACCCTTCTGGTGATTCACAGGCCGATGGAAACGTCCGATGGCGCTGGAGGGTGA
- a CDS encoding thiamine ABC transporter substrate-binding protein: MRQWIGWLLLTTLVLAACAQPAGGPGPLPTATPAEEPVVVTLMTHDSFAISESLLDQFEAETGATLKILRAGDAGAALNQAILSKGNPLADVFFGVDNTFFGRAIQADIFEPYESPMLADIPDELELDPQHRLLPVDFGYVCLNYDKAYFVEKGLAVPQTLEDLTKPEYKGLLVVENPATSSPGLAFLITTVAYFGEDGYLDFWRQLRENDVYVTDGWEDAYFGQFSGGSGEGTRPLVVSYATSPAAEVYFSEGKLDTPPTGNILPEGGSFRQIEFVGILKGTKHPDLARKLVDFMLSRPFQEDIPLQMFVYPANEKAALPELFEKFAQVPSAPAQITPEEIDAGRERWIDEWTATVLR; the protein is encoded by the coding sequence ATGCGACAATGGATCGGTTGGTTGTTACTGACAACCCTTGTGTTGGCGGCGTGCGCACAGCCGGCGGGCGGCCCCGGCCCGCTTCCGACGGCCACGCCGGCAGAGGAACCCGTCGTGGTCACGCTGATGACCCATGATAGCTTCGCGATCAGCGAGTCGCTTCTCGATCAGTTCGAGGCGGAGACGGGGGCCACTTTGAAGATCCTGCGGGCGGGCGATGCCGGGGCGGCCTTGAACCAGGCGATCCTCAGCAAGGGGAACCCGCTGGCCGACGTCTTCTTCGGTGTGGACAACACGTTCTTCGGCCGGGCGATCCAGGCGGATATCTTCGAGCCGTACGAGTCGCCGATGCTGGCCGACATCCCCGACGAGCTAGAGCTGGACCCACAGCACCGGCTGTTGCCCGTCGACTTCGGGTACGTGTGCCTGAACTACGACAAGGCCTATTTTGTGGAGAAGGGGTTGGCGGTGCCGCAGACGCTGGAGGATCTCACCAAGCCGGAGTACAAGGGCCTGCTGGTGGTGGAGAACCCGGCCACCTCCTCCCCCGGACTGGCGTTCCTCATCACCACCGTGGCCTATTTCGGCGAGGATGGGTATCTGGACTTTTGGCGCCAGTTGCGGGAAAATGATGTGTACGTCACGGACGGCTGGGAGGACGCGTACTTCGGGCAGTTCAGCGGCGGCTCCGGCGAGGGCACGCGGCCTCTGGTCGTCTCCTATGCCACCAGCCCGGCCGCGGAGGTGTACTTCAGCGAGGGCAAGCTGGATACTCCTCCCACCGGTAACATCCTGCCGGAAGGCGGAAGTTTCCGCCAGATCGAGTTCGTGGGGATCCTGAAGGGGACGAAGCATCCCGATCTGGCCCGCAAGCTGGTGGACTTCATGCTCAGCCGGCCGTTCCAGGAGGACATCCCGCTGCAGATGTTCGTGTACCCGGCCAACGAGAAGGCCGCGCTGCCGGAGCTCTTCGAGAAGTTCGCACAGGTACCCTCCGCTCCGGCCCAGATCACGCCGGAGGAGATCGACGCCGGGCGAGAGCGTTGGATCGATGAGTGGACCGCGACCGTGCTGCGATAG